A single genomic interval of Lathyrus oleraceus cultivar Zhongwan6 chromosome 7, CAAS_Psat_ZW6_1.0, whole genome shotgun sequence harbors:
- the LOC127106728 gene encoding norbelladine synthase yields MSGQLEHELELHVPASEAWELFGTLGIGKLVGEEMPELFQKVEIVEGDGGVGTILKLTFTPGIPGPASYNEKFTKIDNEKRIKEVEVVEGGYLDFGFTLFRVRFEVIEKGEDSSIIKSTIEYEAKEEANASLVSIDPLANIVQVAKNYLGRNKAAKDAK; encoded by the exons ATGTCAGGTCAACTAGAGCATGAGTTGGAACTTCATGTGCCAGCAAGTGAAGCATGGGAACTCTTTGGCACACTTGGTATTGGAAAACTAGTTGGAGAAGAGATGCCTGAATTGTTTCAGAAAGTAGAAATAGTTGAAGGAGATGGAGGAGTTGGAACTATTCTCAAACTCACATTCACCCCAG GTATACCTGGTCCAGCTAGTTACAATGAGAAGTTCACCAAGATTGATAATGAAAAGCGTATCAAAGAAGTAGAGGTAGTTGAAGGTGGATACTTGGATTTTGGATTCACGTTATTTAGAGTTCGTTTTGAAGTTATAGAGAAAGGTGAAGATTCGAGCATAATCAAGTCTACAATAGAGTATGAAGCTAAAGAAGAAGCTAATGCTTCACTTGTTTCCATCGATCCATTGGCTAACATTGTACAAGTTGCTAAGAATTATCTGGGAAGAAACAAGGCTGCAAAAGATGCAAAATAG